From Cyclopterus lumpus isolate fCycLum1 chromosome 4, fCycLum1.pri, whole genome shotgun sequence, a single genomic window includes:
- the LOC117729820 gene encoding uncharacterized protein LOC117729820 gives MPAAMHLTVLGYLFAVAVCKGAVSQVTEISTRAANQPSLAETNNGTTTNNAQQPPTATHHITTAVTSEKESSSPPPSTSPQTPNRTEEIHFSATPQTNQTSKNTVSSGSTLSSASKSPNVTATTTVNTTSPDLLQKWKIDYLGPHRGPVAIICIFCIMFALVLVVVTVKCIRSSRNNFERLEEVPMNKVNEESPFAKYSK, from the exons ATGCCTGCAGCGATGCACCTCACTGTGCTAGGGTATCTGTTTGCAGTGGCTGTTTGTAAAG GTGCAGTCAGCCAGGTAACGGAGATAAGCACACGTGCTGCAAACCAACCCAGTTTGGCTGAGACAAATAATGGCACAACCACCAACAATGCACAACAGCCTCCAACAGCAACACACCACATTACCACTGCAGTCACTTCAGAAAAGGAGTCATCATCCCCACCGCCCTCGACTTCACCACAAACACCCAACAGGACAGAGGAAATACATTTCAGTGCCACTCCTCAGACCAACCAGACCTCCAAGAACACAGTTTCCAGCGGATCGACACTCTCATCAGCATCAAAGTCACCAAACGTCACAGCAACCACCACTGTAAACACAACCAGCCCAG ATCTTCTACAGAAGTGGAAAATAGATTACTTGGGTCCACATCGCGGCCCCGTGGCCATCATTTGCATCTTCTGTATCATGTTTGCCCTCGTGCTGGTGGTTGTCACCGTGAAATGTATCCGATCATCGAGGAATAACTTTGAGAGGCTGGAAGAAGTGCCGATG AACAAAGTGAACGAGGAGTCTCCATTCGCCAAGTACTCAAAATGA